A DNA window from Prochlorococcus marinus str. GP2 contains the following coding sequences:
- a CDS encoding photosystem II manganese-stabilizing polypeptide, which translates to MRIRSFLAFVISICITFAFVPVKTFAFSERGNAQFTDVVNTGKANDCPTLDSSLVGSISLGNGDSLKGICMHPTEVYVKVPGTKRKAAEFVSTKIISPRNNTTVTEVYGDIDSGTFTEKGGIDFQLITVLTPGGLEVPFAFSAKDLTADLPSSIEPGTEVSGSTFTPNYRTGDFLDPKARAKNTGVEYAQGLVALGGDDEELAKENIKVDVNGTGVITLSINNVDSDTDEFAGTFEAIQPSDTDMGSKDPLDVKIIGELYGRKA; encoded by the coding sequence ATGAGAATTCGTTCTTTCTTAGCTTTTGTTATTTCAATTTGTATAACTTTTGCTTTCGTACCTGTTAAAACATTTGCTTTTTCTGAAAGAGGAAATGCACAATTCACAGATGTTGTTAACACAGGAAAAGCTAATGATTGCCCTACATTAGACTCATCTCTTGTCGGATCAATATCTCTAGGTAATGGAGATAGCCTTAAAGGAATATGCATGCATCCAACAGAAGTTTATGTAAAAGTGCCAGGGACAAAACGAAAAGCTGCAGAATTTGTTTCCACAAAAATTATTAGTCCTAGAAATAACACCACAGTTACAGAAGTTTATGGAGATATAGATTCAGGAACTTTCACTGAAAAGGGTGGTATTGATTTTCAACTTATTACTGTATTAACCCCTGGTGGTTTAGAGGTGCCATTTGCATTCTCAGCAAAAGATCTTACAGCTGATTTACCTTCATCAATTGAGCCAGGCACTGAGGTTAGTGGTTCAACATTTACACCTAATTACAGAACTGGTGACTTTTTAGATCCTAAGGCAAGGGCTAAAAATACTGGTGTTGAATATGCTCAAGGTTTAGTTGCGTTAGGAGGCGATGACGAAGAACTTGCAAAAGAAAATATTAAAGTTGATGTAAACGGTACTGGCGTTATTACTCTTTCAATCAACAATGTAGATTCTGACACAGACGAATTTGCTGGTACTTTTGAAGCAATCCAACCTTCAGATACAGATATGGGTTCAAAGGATCCACTTGATGTAAAAATAATTGGGGAGCTTTACGGAAGAAAGGCATAA
- the isiD gene encoding protein IsiD — MEFISENKISEELVNSFDEEMTFDLAKRLEEDNYNTPFDGLKDWHLLRALAINRPELTTNYTHLLDQEPFDEN, encoded by the coding sequence ATGGAATTCATTTCTGAAAATAAAATAAGTGAGGAACTAGTAAATTCTTTTGATGAAGAAATGACCTTTGATCTCGCTAAAAGGCTAGAAGAGGATAATTATAATACTCCATTTGATGGTTTAAAAGACTGGCACTTACTGAGGGCTCTTGCAATCAATAGGCCTGAATTAACGACTAATTATACCCATCTCCTCGATCAGGAACCTTTCGATGAAAACTAA
- the sat gene encoding sulfate adenylyltransferase: MELQQKTKTDTNGLIPPYGGELINLIIKDKNLKNDLISKATYEFECSERNACDVELLMVGAFSPLEGFMDENNYNSVIKNNRNTNGLLFGLPIVFDSNNEKVKAGETILLTYKKQKIAVLEVSSKWEPDKSLEAELCYGTNSLDHPAVKMIFNERGRFYIGGRVYGFELPIREFPCKTPEEVRSTLPSNHDVVAFQCRNPIHRAHYELFTNALLSDNVSSNSVVLVHPTCGPTQQDDIPGKVRYLTYKELEEEISDKRIKWAFLPYSMHMAGPREALQHMIIRRNYGCTHFIIGRDMAGCKSSSTGEDFYGPYDAQNFANKCADELMMQTVPSKNLVYTKEKGYITAEEAKEFDYEIMKLSGTEFRKKLRNGEPIPEWFAFKSVVDVLRRS; the protein is encoded by the coding sequence ATGGAATTACAACAAAAAACTAAAACAGATACTAATGGACTAATACCGCCTTATGGAGGGGAACTAATAAATTTAATTATCAAAGATAAAAACCTTAAAAATGATCTTATCTCTAAAGCTACTTATGAGTTTGAATGTAGCGAGAGAAATGCGTGCGATGTAGAACTTTTGATGGTTGGAGCTTTTTCTCCATTGGAAGGATTTATGGATGAAAATAACTACAATTCGGTAATTAAAAATAATAGAAATACAAATGGTTTGCTTTTTGGCTTGCCTATAGTATTTGATTCAAATAATGAAAAAGTAAAAGCTGGAGAGACAATATTGCTTACTTATAAAAAACAAAAAATAGCAGTTTTAGAAGTTAGCTCTAAATGGGAGCCTGACAAATCCTTAGAGGCTGAACTTTGTTATGGTACTAATTCTTTAGATCATCCTGCTGTTAAGATGATTTTTAACGAGAGAGGGAGATTTTATATAGGAGGAAGAGTTTATGGTTTCGAACTACCAATTAGAGAATTCCCCTGCAAAACCCCAGAAGAAGTTAGATCTACACTGCCATCAAATCATGATGTAGTTGCATTTCAATGCAGAAATCCAATTCATAGAGCACATTATGAATTATTTACTAATGCCTTACTTTCAGATAATGTCTCCTCTAACTCAGTTGTTTTAGTTCATCCAACTTGTGGGCCAACTCAACAAGATGATATCCCTGGGAAAGTTAGATATTTGACCTATAAAGAATTAGAAGAGGAAATATCTGATAAAAGAATAAAATGGGCTTTTTTACCTTATTCAATGCATATGGCAGGGCCAAGAGAAGCTCTTCAACATATGATAATCAGAAGAAATTATGGCTGTACCCACTTTATTATTGGTAGAGATATGGCTGGTTGTAAGTCTTCATCAACTGGTGAAGATTTTTATGGTCCATATGACGCCCAGAATTTTGCGAATAAGTGTGCAGATGAATTGATGATGCAAACTGTTCCTTCAAAAAATTTAGTTTATACGAAAGAAAAAGGATATATAACAGCTGAAGAAGCTAAAGAATTTGATTATGAAATCATGAAACTTAGTGGCACTGAATTTAGAAAGAAATTGAGGAATGGTGAACCAATTCCTGAATGGTTTGCATTCAAAAGTGTAGTAGATGTTCTAAGACGCTCTTAA
- the coaBC gene encoding bifunctional phosphopantothenoylcysteine decarboxylase/phosphopantothenate--cysteine ligase CoaBC, producing MKTKNKDSKIKVLLLITGSIAAVRIPLLVSQLAKENYEIRCVLSKNAEKLIKPLSLSILSRNPCILEHDQWSDGQSTPLHIELGNWADILIIAPLTATTLAKWVTGNAEGLIPSILIANIKPIIVAPAMNTQMWLNKAVQKNYENLQNYENVLSLQPSEGLLACDAIGIGKIPPNDLIQLALEFIASHKQNEYRKDLLNKEILITGGCTSEKIDAARHITNKSSGAMGLLLSQVARFRGAQVKYVHGPLKIDKNLTDGIKRYEIETSVDLIRALNNEISNCDYFFMNAAVSDFKITSNTSAKIPKNQINAHLNQNFELVPDILKTISKSKKDNQVFVGFCAFTGSIEEARMTIKEKIIQKGCDYLFANPIDLEGQGFGFLAQNEGWLFDTNNMEHYINKTSKIDLANQLITQIISLKK from the coding sequence ATGAAAACTAAAAATAAGGACTCCAAAATAAAGGTTCTTTTATTAATAACTGGAAGTATTGCAGCTGTAAGAATTCCATTATTAGTTAGCCAATTAGCGAAAGAAAATTATGAAATAAGATGCGTTTTATCAAAAAATGCAGAAAAATTAATAAAGCCGCTTTCTCTTTCTATTTTAAGTAGAAACCCGTGCATTTTAGAACATGATCAATGGTCTGATGGTCAATCAACACCTCTTCACATAGAACTAGGTAATTGGGCTGATATTTTAATCATCGCCCCTTTAACAGCGACAACATTAGCAAAATGGGTGACTGGAAATGCAGAGGGATTAATCCCAAGCATCTTAATAGCAAATATAAAGCCAATTATTGTTGCACCAGCAATGAATACACAAATGTGGCTAAACAAAGCTGTCCAAAAAAATTATGAGAATTTACAGAATTACGAAAATGTTTTGTCTTTGCAACCAAGTGAAGGCCTCTTAGCATGTGATGCTATTGGCATAGGTAAGATACCTCCTAATGATCTAATACAATTAGCTCTTGAATTTATAGCTTCACATAAACAAAATGAATATCGCAAAGATTTACTTAATAAAGAAATTTTAATAACTGGAGGTTGTACCTCAGAGAAAATTGATGCAGCAAGACACATTACAAACAAAAGTTCTGGAGCTATGGGCCTACTTCTTTCTCAAGTGGCGAGATTCAGGGGAGCACAAGTAAAATATGTTCATGGTCCTCTGAAAATCGATAAGAATCTTACTGATGGAATAAAAAGATATGAAATTGAAACTAGTGTTGATTTAATTAGGGCACTTAATAATGAAATATCAAATTGCGATTATTTTTTCATGAATGCTGCAGTATCTGATTTTAAAATAACCTCTAATACATCAGCTAAAATTCCAAAAAATCAAATTAATGCTCATTTGAATCAAAACTTTGAGCTAGTCCCAGATATTTTAAAAACAATTAGTAAATCAAAAAAAGATAACCAAGTTTTTGTAGGCTTTTGTGCTTTTACAGGATCTATCGAAGAAGCACGAATGACAATTAAAGAAAAAATTATCCAAAAGGGTTGTGATTATCTATTCGCAAATCCAATTGATCTTGAAGGCCAAGGATTTGGCTTTTTGGCACAAAATGAGGGTTGGTTATTCGATACTAATAATATGGAACACTACATTAACAAAACATCAAAAATTGATTTAGCAAATCAATTAATAACCCAAATTATTTCATTAAAAAAATAA